In Microbacterium cremeum, a genomic segment contains:
- a CDS encoding LuxR family transcriptional regulator, with the protein MADRGALIDSARSAFAASDWSTALEYLSTARSEAPLEVDDVVLMARSAWWLGRVAESLALAEEAFRGLCDTDRASDAAMMALQLSVLWLTRGDLTIGTAWLHRARRILADLPEGPPHAYLVYLEASFGQITTGIEAWPDHDIERLADLARRFPEPAVEALAMVVRGLAELRRGDSRRGFALLDEAMLPVLAGDVAAEWAGDIYCTIIHTCHELADFRRMEDWTRATEQWCRQFGSEAMYTGICRVHRLELRSARGDWPAAEAMLLRECADLAGGNPWVAGEGFYQLGEVRRRRGDPAGAREAYDLARTAGVDPQPGAALLLLDAGDPVAARSALTAALAPRDALSRVRLLRAATEIALACDDRTGADAAAAELREAAERLRSPGFAAWSAHADGMLALASRDAPAALAALRRAEASFRADRQPYELARVLLLLSQAHELAGDAATAHVAATEAHDILARLGVPEDRDEPVVDAGPLTPREREVLALVAQGAPNRRVAEQLFISEKTVSRHLANIYVKIGVGSRTAAAAWWHSQGVADSAVS; encoded by the coding sequence ATGGCCGACCGCGGTGCGCTCATCGATTCCGCGCGGAGCGCCTTCGCGGCATCCGACTGGTCCACCGCGCTCGAGTACCTGAGCACGGCCCGGTCCGAGGCCCCGCTCGAGGTCGACGACGTCGTGCTCATGGCGCGTTCGGCCTGGTGGCTGGGCCGGGTGGCCGAGTCGCTCGCCCTCGCGGAGGAGGCCTTCCGCGGTCTCTGCGACACCGACCGCGCGTCGGACGCGGCGATGATGGCGCTGCAGCTGAGCGTGCTGTGGCTCACGCGAGGAGACCTGACGATCGGCACCGCGTGGCTGCACCGCGCGCGGCGCATCCTGGCCGATCTGCCCGAGGGTCCGCCGCACGCGTACCTGGTGTACCTCGAAGCGTCGTTCGGTCAGATCACGACCGGGATCGAGGCCTGGCCCGACCACGATATCGAGCGTCTCGCCGATCTCGCGCGGCGCTTCCCCGAGCCGGCGGTCGAGGCCCTGGCGATGGTGGTGCGGGGGCTGGCCGAGCTGCGGCGCGGCGACTCGCGACGGGGCTTCGCCCTGCTCGACGAGGCCATGCTCCCCGTGCTCGCGGGCGACGTCGCCGCGGAATGGGCGGGCGACATCTACTGCACGATCATCCACACCTGCCATGAGCTCGCGGACTTCCGCCGGATGGAGGACTGGACGCGCGCGACCGAGCAGTGGTGCCGGCAGTTCGGGAGCGAGGCGATGTACACCGGCATCTGCCGCGTGCATCGCCTGGAGCTGCGCAGCGCCCGCGGCGACTGGCCGGCTGCCGAGGCGATGCTCCTGCGTGAGTGCGCGGATCTCGCCGGCGGCAATCCGTGGGTGGCCGGCGAGGGCTTCTATCAGCTCGGCGAGGTGCGCCGTCGCCGCGGCGACCCGGCGGGCGCGCGCGAGGCGTATGACCTCGCCCGCACGGCCGGCGTCGATCCGCAGCCTGGCGCGGCGCTGCTCCTGCTCGACGCCGGGGATCCGGTCGCGGCGCGTTCGGCGCTGACCGCCGCGCTGGCCCCGCGCGATGCGCTGTCGCGGGTGCGGCTGCTGCGGGCGGCCACCGAGATCGCGCTCGCGTGCGACGACCGGACGGGGGCGGATGCCGCGGCCGCCGAGCTGCGCGAGGCTGCGGAGCGCCTGCGGAGCCCCGGGTTCGCGGCGTGGTCGGCGCACGCCGACGGCATGCTCGCGCTCGCGTCCCGCGACGCGCCGGCCGCCCTCGCCGCGCTGCGCCGGGCCGAGGCGTCCTTCCGCGCCGACCGTCAGCCCTACGAGCTCGCGCGCGTGCTGCTGCTGCTCTCGCAAGCGCACGAGCTGGCGGGGGATGCCGCAACCGCCCACGTGGCGGCGACCGAGGCTCACGACATCCTCGCCCGCCTCGGCGTCCCCGAGGATCGGGACGAACCGGTCGTGGACGCCGGTCCGCTGACCCCGCGGGAACGCGAGGTGCTCGCGCTCGTGGCGCAGGGCGCGCCGAACCGCCGGGTGGCCGAGCAGCTGTTCATCAGCGAGAAGACCGTCAGCCGCCACCTCGCCAACATCTACGTCAAGATCGGCGTCGGCTCTCGCACGGCCGCGGCGGCCTGGTGGCACTCCCAGGGGGTCGCGGATTCCGCCGTGAGCTGA
- a CDS encoding SAM-dependent methyltransferase, whose amino-acid sequence MSTTLPDTVPATAVGPSAEEFADRMLAAVLAATEVLAAYLGDRLGWYRSLVADGPATVAELADRTSTHPRYVREWLEQQAVAGILLMEEGEDGVPASRRFTLPAGAAEVLTDERSLAYLGPLPRLFAATGRVMPELLDAYRHGGGVSWEQLGADAREAQADLNRPWFDQLPDAFAGVPQLQSVLSKPGTRIADVGMGAGWSSIALAREYPGLQVDGFDIDEPSIQLARENAERAGVADRVRFHNADADGLAAHGPFDAAFAFECIHDMPRPVDVLAAMRRAVHPGGAVIVMDEAVGETLVAPGGDVERLMYGYSLFCCLPDGLSHSPSVGTGTVMRPGVLRDYARAAGFDDIEILPIEDFGFFRFYSLVS is encoded by the coding sequence ATGTCGACCACCCTTCCCGACACCGTCCCGGCCACCGCCGTCGGCCCGAGCGCCGAGGAGTTCGCCGATCGCATGCTCGCCGCCGTCCTCGCCGCGACCGAGGTGCTGGCCGCCTACCTGGGCGATCGCCTCGGCTGGTACCGCAGCCTCGTCGCCGACGGCCCCGCGACCGTCGCCGAGCTCGCCGACCGCACGAGCACGCACCCGCGCTACGTGCGGGAGTGGCTCGAGCAGCAAGCCGTCGCCGGCATCCTCCTGATGGAGGAGGGGGAGGACGGCGTGCCGGCCTCGCGGCGGTTCACGCTGCCGGCCGGGGCAGCCGAGGTGCTGACCGACGAGAGGAGCCTGGCGTATCTCGGCCCGTTGCCGCGCTTGTTCGCGGCCACGGGGCGCGTGATGCCCGAGCTGCTCGACGCGTACCGTCACGGCGGCGGGGTGAGCTGGGAGCAGCTCGGCGCCGACGCGCGCGAGGCGCAGGCCGATCTCAACCGTCCGTGGTTCGATCAGCTGCCCGATGCGTTCGCGGGGGTCCCGCAGCTGCAGTCGGTGCTCTCGAAGCCCGGCACGCGAATCGCCGACGTCGGCATGGGTGCGGGCTGGTCGTCGATCGCGCTGGCCCGCGAGTACCCCGGCCTGCAGGTGGACGGGTTCGACATCGACGAGCCGTCGATCCAGCTCGCCCGCGAGAACGCGGAGCGTGCCGGGGTCGCCGATCGTGTGCGATTCCACAACGCCGACGCCGACGGACTCGCCGCCCACGGACCGTTCGACGCCGCCTTCGCGTTCGAGTGCATCCACGACATGCCGCGGCCGGTGGACGTGCTCGCGGCCATGCGCCGCGCGGTGCACCCGGGCGGAGCCGTGATCGTCATGGACGAGGCCGTCGGCGAGACGCTCGTGGCGCCCGGCGGCGACGTCGAGCGGCTCATGTACGGCTACAGCCTCTTCTGCTGCCTTCCCGACGGGCTCTCGCATTCGCCGAGCGTCGGCACGGGAACGGTGATGCGACCC